TGAAACCTGAAAGTTCCAGAAGTGAGAGCCAACGTAGTTTGCATAATCACCAACTTGGATTGTtacaatttctttcattttagcTATCTACAACAGTTTCAAAGTAGCATAATCGCATTAATTTCTTCTCaaagcaaacaaaaaagagTTTATTTCGAAATTTAGCATTGAACGCAAAGTTAAAAGTTCACCTTCTGCGGCGGAGTATGAGCAGAAGCGGAGAGGGCCGGTGATCGGCGTCGCGTCTGGTGGTCGGTGCCGGCGCGAGTTGGCAGGGGACAAGAAGCTTTGAACGGCGCAAGGGGTTATGAGGATATATgtgtaaattttgtttttcgttttaatccctaaaatttgttaaactttttatttatttattttttgtttgaaatgaaGTGATAATTTATCGAAATTAAAGTCACATACAACTGTGAGGTCCGGCCCCAGATTTGAATTCAAATCATGACGTCCGACCTTATAATTTCGGcatttgtcagttgagctaaGACTTATAGATAAATTTGTTAAACTTTTATCTTCATTAACCTTGTTGTTTTCAAGAGCTCTATtaataattaaactttttttttaactttttttttgttgaagtttacTTGTTTGacttaaatttttgttaaactTTTAATCCATCACTACTTTTAGgtcttattttttaatcaatttatatttaaactttatattttttttaattaaattttcttgAAATGTGTACGGTATCTctccttaaaaaattagaaatttataacaaaatatgaattattaatctacccattttgaaaaaaatttattaaaacataTGATTGCAAGACATAAATTGACTAAAAAATATGGATAAAAAATGGTGATGAAAAGCTTTTGGAAGACTaaaatctaacaaaaaatttaggggattaaaatgaaaactttgtatatttataaggataaaaaacatatttaatcttaaattttatcataaataaGGGTATTTCAGTCATTACATCATTTGACtgttaattttatcataaaaatatctcACAAACTTGACCAACCCAAAAGGCTATAGCTACTAAAAGAAgggcttttttttttcaattgaatcaaaacGACTCGTCCCAAAATTTGGTTAGTTCACTCTTGAGTGGGTCATGCAAGTGCAACGAGAAAGTTTAAGTTTGtcacaaacacatataaaatatgtttaggTACACTCACTTCaataagaaatttttttaaataaaagtaaaaaaatgatgtgattaatttatttctcttttaatttttttcaagcgctcaaatatttttagtttgGGATTGTGACTATGTAAGAGTTTCTCgtcatccttcaaaaaaaaaaaagaatttctcGTCATGTAACttgcattaatttaattttaaccgtccatttttccccttttctccATCATCTTATTAGTGGATATTCTTGAGTTTGAGactgttatttttttgtctGCTAGTCCAATGGTTAGAAATTCACCTCTTAgggtgaataagtgaggtgttcgAAATTTAAACCACAgcctttacatatattatacaaaatCACTAATAATTGAGCTAAGTTCATGGGGGGACGTTTAAGattgttgttattgcttttaTGTGTGGGAATAGTCCACGTTAAAACaactcaaaaatgattttaagatgAGTTTAGAGCCAAAAAATAATTGGTCAAATTGGTAGATAGACATTTAAAGGTTAGCTTGAGTCAAAGCTCAATATAATTCTCGACAATGAGGCATCAAATCCACATTCTTTATTGATAATCCTAGAAATttgaggagaaaaaaaaaagaggaagagaaccACAATTTTTtctaagttttatttatttattttttgtcaggtaatctagtggctagaattcaccttataagatgaataagtgagatGTCCGGAATTCGAACCCTGATTTCtgtatataataatgcattgtcctaccaactgagctatattacagttttattttctttttaaattgaataacATTTGATCACATCacacaataattaaaaagaatatgTAAGACGAACAATTAAAGCCAATACTTCCAAATTGGGGGAAACAAGAAAGGGAGAgatggaaaaaagaaaataacatgacTTTTTTTCCCTCCAATCattagttagttttttttgacaaatccaATAATTACTTGGTTAATCATACAACGTTTGATTGATATtgggttttgtttttatttcatccttatagcataatttgttttttagttcaTATACTCATAGCgtgtatataaataattttatttattttgtttttatactattaattaaattgtaacaaaaaaatactattgatccagaagtcctagctcaactggcaaaatgccgaaattgttaggccggatgccatgaccggggttcgaaccccggtacctccacttgtgtgtgtgagtttataatggttttgccatttcgtctatctaccaaaaaaaaaaaaaaatactattgattaaataatatatcaCCTACCCTTcactctaatttttttcataaaaaggataaaataatatctgtatttcttgatatttttaactttgattttcattgaatatttttttcttttcccttttatttcttcattttttgaccatatcaaaattttgagatacttacatcattttataaatatatacatatctgtttttttttgtttgaatatacATCTCTCTTTTATCTCATCATCtcctttcattttaaattttaaaccaaTTAACAGTCAAATATGTAATGACTTAAATACCCTcatttatgataaaatttaaggtcaaatatgttttgatgcttataaatatacaaaattttcattttaattcccTAAAATTTTTGTTAGACTTTTAATCTTCCAAAAGCTTTTCTGCACCACTTTTTATCCATATTTTTTAGTCAACTTATGTCTTGCAATCatatgttttaataaaaaatttcaaaatgagtagattaacaattcatatttaattcatgctatgttaaatttttttaagagagataCTCTACACATTtcaagaaaattttattaaaaagtactccctccgtccctatatataagatccttttgccaaaatcacgggaattaagatagtggatatttgtattaaagttgtttgtaatcactattgtttttacaattttatcctttaagaaagaaggttagtttatgttttcaacatattatttattgttgattgaagaaaaatatgtataataaataggggcatgtatgtaaagaaataattaatgtagttgaaaataacaaagaggtcttataaaaagggacaaaaaaaattctcaaaagggtcttataattagggacggagggagtataaagtttaaacataaattGACTTGGGTTTTAGTAGCTATAGCCTTTTGGGTTGGCCAAGTTTGTGAGATATTTTTAGGGGAAGATTGGATAGACATTTCACATGATAGAGCCCTCGTTTGGACCACAATAACTTTCTTCTCATTTTGTATGTGTAAATTTAGGTGCTAGATTATTTGACACCAagaaaaaattgacaattgtCAAAATATTCTATCCAACACTTTGTGTCATCCTTGATAAGATTCAGCCAAAATGCTCAAAAGCACATTTATTTCGATAAAATTCAGGCACAATATCTGTCAATATTCCAATGCTATCAAGAATAGGGTACCAGACAGATTTTGCACTTTATGATCAATGAAGCAGAAAAGCTTGTACTCGATCATGTTCAAATCAAGATATCCCAAAATAAACCTGAAGATATGGCTAGAAGCCTAGCACATGGATGGATGGCTGAGAACAACACAAGTATTTCGTCCACACAATGAACCTTTTCATGGAAGTGTTACTCAAATAAACACAACATCCAAAATGGAAATTCTTTAGGTGGATTCCATACTGTGTGCTGTGCCATTTGCACAAAATCCAATATCTAAAAGCCAAACAATATCATAAGAAATCAAAGCAAATATCATAAATGAGAATTCATCAATGACAATTGTACTGTAAATAAAATACAGTTACTTTCAACTGTACTGGTTACAACAAAAACCTCCTTCAGTATCAGATAGGAAAAATTCTGCAAAATATATTAGCAGCTCTTTCCACAACAGTTTAAAATAACCATAGCataattatgaaaaacaaaatcactATGGCACAAAACTTAAATTTCTCTATAGTTCTCTTTGttagatatattatatattatcttTATGTTGTTAAGTTCACATTCTTCATCTAtatgttttattataataatgtCTTCACTCAGCAAAATTTAGAGGCTTTGATTATTTATTCAGCTTCATGTTGCTGCTCCTAATCGCTTTTCCAATTCCTGCAATCTGATTGCTCATCTTCTGCATCCATACTGTTTCTTCCATGGCTTGAGAGACCTTGAGCAGATCCACCAAGGAGAAGAGGGGTAAGAGGACCCTGTGGGGAAACAGACTCTGAGAAGTTTCCCTCTGATGTATCTTCTTCACATTGATCATGAGCCATATATAAGGCTAACTTGTTAGCCTCCTGAATTGAAGAAACTGGGAATCTTCTAACATGGAGCCTATACTTCTGCATAATCACAAATGTACTACATCAATTGCTTGACATGacataacaaaataatcaaattaatatgAAGAAACTAATAATGGTATGGATGGTTTCGAGGTTTGAGATGAAATATTGTCACTCACTTGCAAATGGCTTTTCACTTCATCATTTGTTAATCCATCCACTTGCATCTTTTCCCTAATTTGTTTAGGAGTGGCTGctacaaaaaagaaaaccagTTAGGCTCATACACACCCTACATAGCCCGAGTACGGTAAAAAATTCTTGCAATCAGCAAGATGGAAGCGTCCAATCTTAATCGAACAGTTCTAAGTTATAACAAATATGTGCCTATACTAATCCCTAATAACATGTAATCTTGATCCCTATACACAAGAGTGGGATTCCTGTAGTTGTTGTCTCAGTTGTAAGATGCAGATCAGATGGCTTGGATTTCAAGCTGAACTATTTTACACAACTATAAAATCGTCTGATTTCCATACAAAGACTAAGATCCATTAAATACACTAAATCCACATATTTCCTAACTGCAGGTAATCCAGATTGCTCCCCCCACCCAATACAAGACCCACAATTTCAATTCCAAATTGGAGAATCAACTCTTTTcccaaatccaaaacaaaatagaGACTAAGAAAACTCATATACCATAATAAATCAGAACACCATGTAACACAACtaattaacaataaaaacaatCATTCTGAACACAAACAATTTACCATGTGCTCCACCAAGCTGTTGAAGTGCATCAACAAATCGGCGATGAAGCTCCGACGACCAGCACCTCCTTTGTTTCCTGGAACTCTGCTGCAAAGGTTGCGGCGGCTGAGGTTGATTCTGTATCTCAACACGCAACAAAGACGATCCGGAACTTCCACCACCACTCTTGGAATTTCCATGACTCACTTCAGAGACCAAACTAAAGCTCTTAGCTTGTGAAACCTCCTTCAACAAATTTTCAGTAAATCCCATAAATACCTCTCCACCATTACCCTTATGTAACACAGTCCTATCATCATCACCTTCAttcttctaccaaaaaaaaaacactttttgtCTCAAATCtcacttcaataaaaaaaaaaaccacaattaAAAGAAAAGGGTAATTtgctaatttaaaaaatattaaaattaccGATTTTGTTTCATTAGTCCATAGCTGAGCTGAACTCATCCAATTCTTCTTATTATCACAGTTTTCTTTCAAATCATCCATTTTCATCAAcctaactttttctttttcatcattcaatcttGCTATAGCTACAccaattaacaacaaaaaattaacaacccaaaaaaaaggttaaatccaaaaaacaataatcaacacaaaaaattaattaccatCATTAAGGAGGAGTATGGAAAGAGGGAGTTCACGTTTGAAAGCAAGAactttcttcatttcttcttccAAGCTATGAACTAAGTCATCAAGCATTGAAAGTTTCTGAGACATGTCTTTGGTTTGAACAACGTTGTTGAGGAAATGAGAAACGGTTTTTGGAACAGAGGCTAAAGTCAAATCTaagttcaattgttgttgttgttccatgatgatgttttttttgttactctgaaaatgaatgaaagtgaaaagaagaagatagagattcatttatataataataaataaatgaataaaaaaaaaaggataaaaattgAGATTCACGACAAAAAGATTTCGTTCGCGCATTCGGGTCGTCGCGTCTTTGTCCCACTAGGAAAATATGCACACATTGCACACAcctaattcttattttttattatcttctttttaattttctatttttttattctaattatttagttaaattaaatatatttttactccttataaaattttaaagtcttatttttatttctatataaaatgttgaattttaatttttaagatattttttcgTCAACTTTATTTATTAAGTCAACTTTTTTTTCAACGCATTTATCTTTTAAGTCAGCTTTGTGTATTCTTTGAATTATTAAATGATTTTATGAAGATATTTCGAGACAAACATACAcatttttcattaataactTAAATTTCGTAATCAGAGGtggattaaatataaattttttaaatgtttggatttcaataaatcaaaataacaaaaatctaaaactaaaatttaattttgcatAGATTACTATCCGAACAAAGAGATCGTATCTGCAAAGTTTGACAATATTATGATAAGATCTTgggttattttaatttttaacaatgctaaaatattgacaaaaatatttatgagAACTCAAAgtagaagaaattttttatatagacTGAAATTAaagttatataattttataacaactatagaaacatatttaattCCAAAGAAATCGTTTGTTTTACTATTTTTAGTataattatttgtcatttttctatattattcataattatttattattatctatttcacatgaatagttaaatataatttgacaaaataataCTTAATACTACTTTAAATTTTAGAAacgaaaaaattaaagaaagttttccaaaaaaatatagttaaacTGGAGGGAGTGTTATGCCTTcgggacactggttaaggaatcAAATGTAGTAAGTTTTATATTGAAATTTGTGTTCTCAACTCttcaaaagcataaaaaaaatattttttttttattttaaaactttttttttttagtttccttaaccaATGTTCCGGGAACACCAGTTAATATAGccctaaaaaaaagaaggaaggaaggagtagttttttttttcctttacgTTAGAAGGAGTATAGTAAAAATATAGTCTattagagaaaagaaaaaatgtattaGGGGAATGGTTGCCCGACCGATGAGTTTCATTTTGAAAGAGGACTACGTCAAGGGGATCCTCTTTCCCCTTTTCTGTTTCTGTTAGCTGCTGAAGGTCTTGATGTGATGATGTCTGCGGTTGTTTCAAACGGTTTATTTACACCTTATACAGTTGGGACGCAGGTTTCTGTGTCTGTGTCTCATCTTCAGTTTGCTGACGACACTCTTTTGATTGGGGTCAAGTCTTGGGCCAATGTTCGAGCAATGAAGGCTGTCCTTTTGTTATTTGAAGTTGTATCAGGTCTGAAAGTTAATTTCCACAAAAGTATGTTGTTTGGTGTGAATATTAATGAGTCTTGGTTGCATGAGGCAGCGGTGGTTATGCATTGTAGGCATGGGCGGTTACCTTTTATTTATCTAGGCTTGCCTATTGGTGGGGATCCTCGTAAACTTCAGTTTTGGCACCCTGTGGTTGAGAGAATTCATCGACGGTTGTCCGGGTGGAAGTCTAAGAATTTGTCGTTGGGTGGTCGGTTGGTTCTGCTAAAGTCCGTTATGTCGTCCATTCCggtttatttcctttctttcttcaaagctccCTCGGGTATCATTTCTACCCttgattctatttttattaattttttttggggtggtgGTGAGGATTCTAGGAGAATTTCTTGGATCAAATGggaaaatatttgtttgaataaGGAGAATGGGGGTTTGGGTGTGAAAAGATTGAGGGAGTTCAATATCTCTTTATTAGGTAAGTGGGtttggagggttttggaggATAGGGAGAGTCTTTGGAATGTGGTGTTGCGAGCGAAATACAGTGAGTTTGGAGGGAGGGTGTTGGGTCGATTTGGTGGCGTCAGTTAAATCAAATTAGAATTGGTGTGGGGTTGGCAGAATCAACGTGGTTGGTTGATAACATAGTCAGGAAGGTAGGCGATGGGAGTACCACCATGTTTTGGGAGGATTCCTGGTTGTTAAATGTTCCGTTGGCTGTAGCTTTTTCTAGACTTTTTGATTTGTCGGAAAATAAAGGTGTAACGGTGAGGGAGATGTTTTTATTAGGTTGGGGGGCTGATGGGGGTGCTTGGAGTTGGCGACGGAGACTGTTTGCTTGGGAGGAAGAGTTGGTGGAGGAGTGTGTGGAGCGGTTGGATAACTTTGTTTTGCAGGTAGACATTTCTGATAGGTGGGTGTGGAATCTCCACTCGTCACAAGTATATACGGTGCATTCAGCTTACTCTTACTTAACAACGGTGGATACTAATATCACTGCAGagtttgatcaatttttatggCTTAAAGCGGTTCCTTTAGaagaatatttttgtttggaggCTCTTTCTGAATCGACTTGCTACAAAGGATAATCTTCGCAAGAGGAATGTCCTCGAGGCTACCAATGTTTTTTGTGGTGCTTTATATGGTAAGGAGGAGGAAAGTgatcatttgttttttcaatgtgATTATTATGGTCGGTTATGGCTTATGCTATCGGATTGGTTAGGTATTGTTACGGTTCTCAATGACAATTTTTATTCACATGCTAATCAGTTTTGTGCACTTGGAGGAGTCTCAAAGCACTCTGTGCAAGCTTTTTCTATTATTTGGATTTCGGTCTTATTTACTATTTGGAAAGATCGTAACAGGAggatttttcaaaaccaaattgTTCATCTGGAAGTTCTTCTTGAAAGGGTTAAACTCCAAacgttttggtggttgaaagctaactACATATTGTtcgttttttattattcttattgGAGGCAAAATCCTTTACCTTGTTTACAGACTATTGTGTAAAGTctgttttttggattttgttttatgGCGGATTTAGCCTTTTTGTATTGTCTTTAACTTTCTCAGCTTCCTTTGACACATCTTATGCTTAAGGgactaattattttatatatatatatcacttagtttcttcaaaaaaaaatatactatgtAGAAGATTTTCACTATGAAAATATTAgagtgaagtttttttttttttactaaatattGTGAAGTTGACTAACTTGTTACCAGTGGCCTAGTGGGAAATGGGAATCTTTGGATTCCTCCTATGCTCTAACGCGGCGAAACGAAAtgtaataatttattaattgattatgaaaaaattaattaatgttctGTGAGTTGATTGATGTGCTTTTCCGAAGATTCCTTTTTTCAGTTGCCTAATGATCAATGATAATTGACCTGACTCACAAATCCATtgatgaattaattaaaaaccGGGCAGTTTTATACATCACTTTatcattataataaataaaaatctacaTCTTAACTCTtagaaaaatcactttttaaattcatttaaacaacttacatcatttattaaataaaatttgatagtagattttttttagagttatgatacatagacatctttaggtggcaatacaccttttgacacccacacaaaaatctgacacgtggTCACATGGACCCCGCACAAAcacattttctcttttctctcctcttctctcttcctaatgtatagggtgtacaagggtgtatgacAATAAATGatgtctatgtaacattttctttttttttattagtataacATTGATTGAAGGGCATAGTTGACCGAGCAACACCTTATCCATGACCATTGGattgtcataaaataatatatccTTAAAGGACGACTAAATTAACTAAAATGTGTCATAATTAAACTTAATCACTTCATCTTTATAGGCCTCGTGCTCGGGGATTGTGAACCAGCATAGTAAATATAACCTCAAAAGGTGATCTAGGACGATAAGTTTGCCACCAACTATCAGATAAGAGCAACGCAGAATCGACTGTCATATAGGAATATTCAACTCATCGTCATCTATCGAATAAGAAAGACCACATCAACTCATATAGCAAGCACATATGGTATCCAAGAGAAAGGCTCCCCTGACAATAGAAAAAGAGGTCGTCTGCGATATCTATAAATATATCCCTCACTCAAGCTAGAACAATagttaataaaacaaatataataaaaatatcttGTAATTTGTGTACTCAAActcgtaaaaataaaaaagattttctTTTCAACAACACTTTTCCATTTTTTCCCCTTAACTAGTGTAGTTAGCATGACTCATTTTTCATTAAGGGTCTATTTAATAAGGCTAATAAGCTAGTATATATAATAGAGTAAATAGttaatttcccccctgaaattgtaagtttcatcaattatcccccctgaaattaacaaaacttcaattaccccctgaaatttcacaacgttagtcaatttaccccttccgtcaaatttttctgttagtgaacatgacgttttgcaaataccccctgaagttttgcacttatgtgcaaaatgccccccaaacttaaaaatttatattattttttttcttaaaaacaaacaattaatagttaaatattaaaactaactattaattttggaatttgggaaaactacatgcatatatacatcaaaataggctccaaaatagggaaaaatatgtattttttaaagtgacagtaatgggatgatttgtggattaatattaggggttgtgtagtttaaatggtttgagcaaattgttgaaggagttggaggagttaaaagactaagatggtgaaggagaaaatataaatttaaatctgattattaatttgtttataaacctctaaaaataataatttgtctattagaaataatcattattgtcactttaaaaatacacatttttccctattttgatgtatatatgtatgtagtttttccaaactccaaaattaatagttagctttaatatttaactattaattgtttgtttttaagaaaaaaataatataaatttttaagtttgggggcattttgcacataagtgcaaaacttcagggggggtgtttgcaaaacgtcatgttcactaatataaaaatttgacggagggggtaaattgactaacgttgtgaaatttcaggggggtagttgaagttttgttaatttcaggggggtacttgatgaaacttacaatttcaggggggaaattgactatttactcatatataatataaactcgCATGATGAAAAGAAGATTCGTTTAGTAACCGTCTTTTCATTACGAACTTATAGTTTACTATATTCgttccaaattataagaaaaaaattcactttctctgtcccaaattataagaaaaacaaCCAACTTCTaccttttttgacaaaaataaacgatattcattcattctaattgatagagtacatcgatacaatacaaatccaaatttgctaaaaacaaaaaggatgaatctgtgaacaaacttaCATCATcaatgttaatagcataaaacggcaaagtacataTGCTACAAAcatgactaatatgactatattcaagtctccggaatactcatgtctccgaatctgcaacgttgacgacaccaaaatcattgtcattgatcggatttGCGCTTACTCAaaactaatctttcaacctggaACAAATAAACATCGCACTAAGacgagaaataaaaaatacaccgcacaaagacggtaaatcaaaacaaacagagccGTGTAGAGACAacgaaattacaaaaacaaacgaaagaattgaaaatatgtgaaatcacttattcaattcagataaaaggaaaaacaactcGAATGAGTGatttttgggccaaatttgaCTCTAAATCACCCTTCTcgcaagaagaagaagaagaaagggatgaCGGTTGGGGTTTGAGAAGTAgataagagagagagaaaggggtaaGATTTTGGTTAttgatgttttgaaaaataatatttttcaaaaataaacttgtacttattctcataaaattaaattcaaattgcataaaataaaataaaatgattttaaaaatctATTAAGTGGTTGTAAATTGctatgattatgattataaaGTAGACTCTTTATTCTAGTTGTAATTCACATGTTTCGTCCAATGCTAGCTACGATCTAGCTTATGTTTGAAGGCAATCAAACAAAGTTGCTCATAAACTTacttaaacatttttattacaattttaacctaaatgttttttctttttgaaggaacCTAAGTGTTTTTTATGATCCTCTTACTTGTATtgcttttattatttactatgaaaaaaaatgagtttgctttgctttaaaaaaatcatatttaaagacaatacataacatatataaattcaaaattcaaatctcaattaaaaaaaaaatcatgtttatcaACACGATGATTGATGATATTGATGGCCAATTCCTTGATGTTCTTTCTACTTTCTTTCTAGTTTCTATttgtctctctctcttcctACAATGACCAAAATCAGACGTGTTCCTTATCTGTCGTTAGTGTATCTTCCAATTAAGAATCttgtatattatttattaaatactaaaaacaaaatttcaccACCAACCAAATAACAACACGAGGGTTGGAACTTGGAACAACTTTTGACGAACGGTGAAGATTCTTCTACGGTTCTACAGTCATCCTTGTCCGTCCGCTACCAGCTATGTTAATCGTGGCTTGCAGGAATTTCTTGAATTATTTTCCATCAACGAAACGCACTAAACAGCACCATAATACACCACTTGGGATTCCATTCCTAGATATTGGATTCCAATTTTTCAGCATCGACACGTTTTAGGACCTTCCATAATATTACATTAAATTTTATGTATACATTATCCCTTTTGTTTTCCCACTTTCACATTAACAAGATTAATTaaatagacaaattattttttaactagTAAGTATTGGTTAAAATAGCATCTAATTTAACCAAACGGTTTGACGGTTAATgagtttaaaaaaatgaatcattCAAAGTAATTTAAGTTCGATTCTTagctaaaataattttttatcaaactttATTAAAAGTAGTTTGAAGAATTTCTAatatagtaaaagttatgataTGACACAATAAATAATTTGTGACCCCTCTACATTATTTATCTATCATACATCAATGCCGACACACTAGAGgatattttgtttatgaaatttagCTGTTGAAGACTAATTCGTTTGTAATAGTTCTCACATGATTGTAATTATTGATAAATTTGTCTTACATTGCATAAGTTTCAGAGAAAAATTAGTCAATAGTAAACTAACACTCAAGTAAAATCAAGCAAAATTATATCATATAATGACAAAGTTAACaaagagatttttttaaatgacattttattatattaaatacgCGATTTGTGATATTTTCAATTGTCTCCTCTTTATGATTTGATATCGACGACTACGTATACTTTATTGACACCAATTAGATAATCATCGTTTTCTCTTGGACGACTTCACTCATCTATCAATATTTGATGACCTACATTAATTCAACCTTAAATTAGCAAT
Above is a genomic segment from Medicago truncatula cultivar Jemalong A17 chromosome 5, MtrunA17r5.0-ANR, whole genome shotgun sequence containing:
- the LOC11416542 gene encoding transcription factor HHO5 isoform X2; translated protein: MEQQQQLNLDLTLASVPKTVSHFLNNVVQTKDMSQKLSMLDDLVHSLEEEMKKVLAFKRELPLSILLLNDAIARLNDEKEKVRLMKMDDLKENCDNKKNWMSSAQLWTNETKSKNEGDDDRTVLHKGNGGEVFMGFTENLLKEVSQAKSFSLVSEVSHGNSKSGGGSSGSSLLRVEIQNQPQPPQPLQQSSRKQRRCWSSELHRRFVDALQQLGGAHATPKQIREKMQVDGLTNDEVKSHLQKYRLHVRRFPVSSIQEANKLALYMAHDQCEEDTSEGNFSESVSPQGPLTPLLLGGSAQGLSSHGRNSMDAEDEQSDCRNWKSD
- the LOC11416542 gene encoding transcription factor HHO5 isoform X1, producing MEQQQQLNLDLTLASVPKTVSHFLNNVVQTKDMSQKLSMLDDLVHSLEEEMKKVLAFKRELPLSILLLNDAIARLNDEKEKVRLMKMDDLKENCDNKKNWMSSAQLWTNETKSKNEGDDDRTVLHKGNGGEVFMGFTENLLKEVSQAKSFSLVSEVSHGNSKSGGGSSGSSLLRVEIQNQPQPPQPLQQSSRKQRRCWSSELHRRFVDALQQLGGAHAATPKQIREKMQVDGLTNDEVKSHLQKYRLHVRRFPVSSIQEANKLALYMAHDQCEEDTSEGNFSESVSPQGPLTPLLLGGSAQGLSSHGRNSMDAEDEQSDCRNWKSD
- the LOC11416542 gene encoding transcription factor HHO5 isoform X3, which produces MEQQQQLNLDLTLASVPKTVSHFLNNVVQTKDMSQKLSMLDDLVHSLEEEMKKVLAFKRELPLSILLLNDAIARLNDEKEKVRLMKMDDLKENCDNKKNWMSSAQLWTNETKSNEGDDDRTVLHKGNGGEVFMGFTENLLKEVSQAKSFSLVSEVSHGNSKSGGGSSGSSLLRVEIQNQPQPPQPLQQSSRKQRRCWSSELHRRFVDALQQLGGAHAATPKQIREKMQVDGLTNDEVKSHLQKYRLHVRRFPVSSIQEANKLALYMAHDQCEEDTSEGNFSESVSPQGPLTPLLLGGSAQGLSSHGRNSMDAEDEQSDCRNWKSD